The Mycobacterium avium subsp. avium genomic sequence CAATGTCCCGCGTGGCGATGACGCCGGTCGCGGGCATCCCGCACAGGTCGCCGGCGTCCTTGCCGTCCTTGGCTTCCGCGTGCACCACGACGCCGGCCAGCTCCAGGCCGGGGTGGGCGATGAGGGCACGCAACGCGCCGATGCCGACCTGACCAGGACCCCACAGGATCACTCGTGGATTACCTCGACCGTCCGCCATCGGCACCCCTTCCGGTCGTCGCCCGCCGACCTGTGAGAACATATCTTCTCATATAGAGATAACACCATTACCGGATGCGGGAAGAAGGGGCGAACGGTGAGCGATTACGAATTCTTGAAGTGGGAGACCTTCGACGACGGCATGATCGTTCGGATCTCGCTGAACCGCCCCGACCAGCGCAACGCCCAAAACCGCGGCATGCTGGTCGAACTCGACGAGGCGTTTGCCCGCGCCGAATCCGATGACAACGTCCGCGTCGTCGTCTTGGCCGGCGAGGGCCCGATGTTTTCGTCGGGCCACGATATCGGCTCCAAGCAGGCGCGTGCCGAGTTCGGCCCCGGGCCCGGCCAGCACCCCACCGTGACCATCAACGGCGGTACGCGCGATGGAGCGGAGCGGACCATGCTGCAGGAATGGCACTATTTCTTTCAAAACAACCTGCGCTGGCGCAACCTACGAAAGATCACCATCGCCCAGGTGCACGGCGACGTGTTCTCGGCGGGACTCATGCTGATCTGGGCCTGTGACCTCATCGTGGGCAGCGAAGAGGTGCGCTTCGCCGATGTGGTAGGCACGCGGCTGGGCATGTGCGGCATGGAATACTTCGGCCATCCCTGGGAATTCGGACCGCGGCGCACGAAGGAGCTCATGCTCACCGGTGACGCGATCGGGATCGAAGAGGCCTACCGGCTCGGCATGGTGAGCAAGATCTTCCGGCGCGACGAACTGGCCGAGCGCACTCTCGAGTTGGCGCGACGCATCGCGGAGGTGCCCACGATGGCGGCCCTGCTCATCAAAGAGTCGGTAAACCAATCAGTCGACAACATGGGTTTTTACAACGCGCTGCAGTCGTGTTTCGCGTTGCACCAATTGAATCACTCGCACTGGGCCCAGATCCGGGAGGACAAGCTCCCCACCGCCGGCGAGGCGCAAGGGGTGCCGAACTGGCG encodes the following:
- a CDS encoding enoyl-CoA hydratase; translation: MSDYEFLKWETFDDGMIVRISLNRPDQRNAQNRGMLVELDEAFARAESDDNVRVVVLAGEGPMFSSGHDIGSKQARAEFGPGPGQHPTVTINGGTRDGAERTMLQEWHYFFQNNLRWRNLRKITIAQVHGDVFSAGLMLIWACDLIVGSEEVRFADVVGTRLGMCGMEYFGHPWEFGPRRTKELMLTGDAIGIEEAYRLGMVSKIFRRDELAERTLELARRIAEVPTMAALLIKESVNQSVDNMGFYNALQSCFALHQLNHSHWAQIREDKLPTAGEAQGVPNWRSAPPVVLAVKDQVRSSV